In Bacillus sp. SB49, a single window of DNA contains:
- the mnmA gene encoding tRNA 2-thiouridine(34) synthase MnmA produces the protein MKEPKDTRVVVGMSGGVDSSVAALLLKEQGYDVVGIFMKNWDDTDENGVCTATEDYEDVIRVCNQLDIPYYAVNFEKQYWDKVFTYFLEEYKKGRTPNPDVMCNKEIKFKAFMDHAMSLGADYLATGHYAQVRENEGTYEMLRGVDNNKDQTYFLNQLSQDVLEKVLFPLGHMEKKEVRRIAEEHGLATAKKKDSTGICFIGERNFKEFLSEYLPAQPGNMETLDGEVKGRHDGLMYYTLGQRQGLGIGGAGDPWFVVGKNVEKNVLYVGQGFHHEALYSDGLIASEANWTRGEVPQEPFECTAKFRYRQDDSAVTVYPLDDGTWKVMFHEPERAITPGQAVVLYDGDVCLGGATIDVVLKQNAAITYVG, from the coding sequence ATGAAAGAACCGAAAGATACACGCGTCGTCGTAGGAATGAGCGGGGGTGTCGATTCCTCCGTTGCCGCTCTCCTTTTAAAGGAGCAGGGTTACGATGTCGTAGGAATCTTTATGAAGAATTGGGACGATACAGACGAGAACGGGGTATGTACAGCAACGGAAGACTATGAAGATGTCATCCGTGTCTGCAACCAGCTGGATATCCCGTACTATGCCGTCAACTTCGAGAAACAATATTGGGATAAAGTGTTCACCTACTTCCTTGAGGAATATAAGAAAGGAAGAACACCGAACCCGGATGTGATGTGTAACAAAGAAATTAAATTCAAAGCATTCATGGACCATGCCATGTCCCTTGGTGCAGACTATCTCGCTACAGGTCATTACGCGCAGGTGCGTGAAAACGAAGGCACATACGAAATGCTGCGAGGTGTCGATAACAATAAAGACCAGACGTATTTTCTTAACCAACTTTCTCAGGATGTCCTTGAGAAAGTCCTGTTCCCACTCGGACATATGGAAAAGAAAGAAGTCCGCAGAATCGCAGAAGAACACGGCCTTGCAACGGCTAAGAAGAAGGATTCCACAGGAATCTGCTTCATAGGTGAACGTAACTTCAAGGAATTCTTAAGTGAGTATCTGCCTGCCCAGCCCGGCAATATGGAGACGTTGGACGGGGAAGTGAAAGGCCGGCATGACGGACTTATGTATTATACACTTGGACAACGTCAAGGTCTCGGCATCGGGGGTGCGGGGGATCCGTGGTTCGTTGTCGGGAAGAATGTAGAGAAGAACGTCCTTTATGTGGGCCAGGGCTTCCATCACGAAGCTTTGTATTCCGACGGTCTGATTGCTTCTGAAGCAAATTGGACAAGAGGGGAAGTCCCTCAGGAGCCGTTTGAGTGTACGGCTAAATTCCGTTATCGTCAAGATGACAGTGCGGTCACGGTATATCCGCTGGATGATGGAACGTGGAAGGTCATGTTCCATGAGCCGGAACGTGCAATTACACCAGGACAAGCAGTTGTTTTGTATGATGGCGATGTCTGCCTCGGCGGAGCTACTATCGATGTTGTATTAAAGCAAAATGCAGCCATCACCTATGTAGGATAA